One genomic segment of Tepidanaerobacter syntrophicus includes these proteins:
- a CDS encoding IS1182 family transposase encodes MLRLKPKQLSFHSLLYDKIPENHILKRIDSVVDFSFINELLKGSYCKEFGRPAKEPEMMCKLLFLQHLYNLSDERVIEEASINLAYLYFIGLNPEDALPDKSLLSKFRTHRLEESTLDEIITEIVRQCVEKGIIEGGSVSIDTTHIQATTIKKTPERLMKHLGKKIIKTYTEETGKTLEDIPEAPAYKEIEDHKEAKAEMKEYLETVIDKVNENLSANEQKTKEAINKAKEILDAPKFINQKGVRSLIAEDARVGYKSKNHNYFGYKTEFAMTTDERIITCVRTANGAYTDGNHTKEMLEQTKKAGIRIDEVYADKAYFRKPILDDIKEINAKAYIPVSESVYRIDESEFTYNKDSDQWQCSQGNITEKRRHFKSKKDKKETYKYYFEINQCKACPIHDKCCKRSSRKILNVGLNTPEFYEISQYQKTEEFKEKYKKRASIEGKNAELKRFHGLYRARGYGLLSVSIQSKLAAIAVKIKRIAAKVSSFFILFFKKPIFSRANLGF; translated from the coding sequence CAGTGGTTGATTTTTCTTTTATCAACGAACTGCTAAAAGGCAGCTATTGCAAAGAGTTTGGCCGTCCTGCAAAAGAACCGGAAATGATGTGCAAGCTGCTTTTCTTGCAGCATCTATATAACCTTTCGGATGAAAGAGTAATAGAGGAAGCAAGCATAAACCTTGCCTACCTGTATTTTATAGGCCTCAATCCTGAAGATGCCCTTCCGGATAAAAGCCTGCTTTCAAAATTCAGGACCCATCGCTTGGAGGAATCAACCTTAGACGAAATCATAACAGAAATCGTAAGACAATGTGTAGAAAAGGGAATCATAGAAGGAGGCAGCGTAAGCATAGATACTACCCATATACAAGCAACTACCATTAAAAAAACCCCTGAACGGTTAATGAAACATTTAGGAAAAAAGATCATTAAAACATATACAGAGGAAACGGGAAAAACCTTAGAAGATATACCCGAAGCGCCGGCCTACAAGGAAATTGAAGATCATAAAGAGGCTAAGGCCGAAATGAAAGAATACTTAGAGACTGTAATAGATAAAGTAAACGAAAATTTATCCGCAAATGAACAAAAGACCAAGGAAGCAATAAACAAAGCTAAGGAAATATTAGACGCCCCTAAGTTTATAAATCAAAAAGGAGTGCGTTCGCTAATAGCCGAAGACGCAAGAGTCGGCTATAAAAGTAAAAACCATAATTATTTCGGCTATAAAACCGAGTTTGCCATGACAACGGATGAACGCATCATCACTTGCGTAAGAACAGCGAACGGAGCATATACCGACGGAAACCACACAAAAGAAATGCTTGAACAAACAAAAAAAGCCGGCATAAGGATTGATGAAGTTTATGCAGATAAAGCGTATTTTAGAAAACCCATACTGGATGATATAAAAGAAATAAATGCAAAAGCCTATATACCTGTAAGCGAATCAGTCTATAGAATCGATGAAAGTGAATTTACATATAACAAAGACTCCGACCAGTGGCAGTGCAGCCAAGGCAACATAACAGAAAAAAGGAGGCATTTTAAATCTAAAAAAGACAAAAAAGAAACCTACAAATACTATTTTGAAATAAATCAGTGCAAGGCATGCCCCATACACGATAAATGCTGCAAAAGAAGTTCGCGTAAAATTCTCAATGTAGGTTTAAATACACCGGAGTTTTATGAAATATCGCAGTACCAAAAAACCGAGGAGTTTAAGGAAAAATACAAAAAGAGAGCTTCTATCGAAGGCAAAAATGCCGAACTTAAACGATTTCACGGGCTGTATCGAGCAAGGGGATACGGTCTGTTAAGCGTGTCCATACAATCGAAACTAGCCGCAATAGCGGTAAAAATAAAGAGGATAGCAGCAAAAGTATCATCTTTTTTTATTTTGTTTTTTAAAAAACCTATATTTTCCAGAGCAAATCTTGGTTTTTGA